One segment of Coffea arabica cultivar ET-39 chromosome 7c, Coffea Arabica ET-39 HiFi, whole genome shotgun sequence DNA contains the following:
- the LOC140010268 gene encoding uncharacterized protein, with product MMNISSGNSSNCFDFALDHLDWINKTLKFQLDFYIQNLKIGICLLKTFYLYIKKCRRRRSNHFEEKGDAKSDSLRLSSISFRIRNLVRGITHGLDSAFFIYIRSSVSDHSDIKSELARFEENMRLFFDSDIKEFKIISLLLYDSLRDLQLVVDFIDSISENLKHLYSTYYEFDEDLKIVMLALQEKLMHLKTFIRFATLQGVEGVQLKDLLVHVEVVAVNAASLICRSLFQRDDKQVCNEMKTEISQLIHKKIDPVDLQVRETYIHVLAASKLSGSSYTLAMKENKHQLAEFIDYLLHSLMEIIESYTCFLVPVKEKMLKLHEGVRFLIILLSRQQEKFDELNEEIKDLIGVVVSDVGIVIFSLSVNEMKEGLSKEIDLALSHLVEVFKLIIAEVGHIYPLPSSSSLSFPRTNELGSLDFLLQTLKELSSSTADSIAFPNDQICTILEDLVFLRSFLGNIVEQRSRNEKLQALWSRIMKVAYSVEFEIDSALVGDQHEHSLDAFAGDIKHMKMEAEEIYNSIRYDDETDRA from the coding sequence ATGATGAACATCTCCTCGGGCAATAGCTCTAATTGCTTCGATTTTGCTTTAGATCATTTGGACTGGATTAACAAGACGCTCAAATTTCAGCTCGACTTCTATATCCAGAACCTGAAGATTGGGATATGCCTATTGAAAACCTTTTATCTATATATTAAAAAGTGTAGGAGGAGGAGAAGCAATCATTTTGAGGAAAAGGGTGATGCTAAATCTGACAGTTTAAGACTTAGCAGTATTTCGTTCAGGATTCGAAATCTGGTAAGGGGGATAACACATGGACTTGACTCTGCCTTTTTCATATATATTAGGTCTAGTGTATCAGATCATAGTGACATCAAATCTGAGCTCGCCAGATTCGAGGAAAATATGCGGTTGTTTTTTGATTCAGATATCAAGGAATTCAAAATCATCAGTTTGTTGCTCTACGACTCATTGAGAGATTTACAACTAGTTGTGGATTTCATTGATTCCATTTCAGAGAATCTGAAGCATCTTTATAGCACATATTACGAATTTGATGAAGATCTGAAAATTGTAATGCTAGCCCTTCAAGAGAAGCTAATGCACTTGAAAACTTTCATTCGCTTTGCAACACTACAAGGTGTTGAGGGTGTGCAATTAAAAGATCTGTTGGTTCATGTTGAAGTTGTGGCTGTCAATGCTGCAAGCCTGATATGTAGATCTTTGTTTCAAAGAGATGATAAACAAGTGTGCAATGAgatgaaaactgaaatttctcaacTGATACACAAGAAGATTGATCCTGTTGATCTCCAAGTTCGAGAAACTTATATCCATGTCTTGGCAGCTTCCAAGTTATCAGGATCATCCTACACTTTGGCTATGAAGGAGAATAAACATCAGTTGGCTGAATTTATTGATTATCTCCTGCATAGTCTCATGGAGATAATAGAATCTTATACTTGTTTCCTAGTTCCAGTGAAGGAAAAAATGCTAAAACTCCATGAGGGAGTAAGATTCCTGATCATCCTTCTTAGCCGGCAGCAGGAGAAGTTCGATGAGCTAAATGAGGAGATAAAGGATCTCATTGGAGTTGTGGTCTCTGATGTAGGAATTGTGATTTTCTCCCTTTCtgtgaatgaaatgaaagaagGCTTGTCTAAGGAAATAGATCTAGCGCTCTCTCATTTGGTTGAAGTGTTCAAGTTGATCATTGCAGAAGTTGGACACATTTATCCACtaccatcatcatcatcacttagTTTCCCTAGGACTAATGAGCTTGGCTCTCTTGATTTTCTTCTACAAACTCTCAAGGAACTATCAAGTTCTACAGCTGATTCAATCGCTTTCCCAAATGATCAAATATGCACAATCCTAGAAGATCTTGTATTCTTAAGATCTTTCCTAGGAAATATTGTAGAGCAGCGCAGCAGAAATGAAAAACTCCAAGCTCTTTGGAGTCGTATTATGAAGGTTGCATACAGTGTAGAATTCGAAATTGACTCTGCACTGGTTGGTGATCAACATGAACATTCTTTGGATGCTTTTGCTGGAGACATCAAGCATATGAAGATGGAGGCTGAAGAGATCTATAATAGCATAAGatatgatgatgaaactgatagggcataa